A window from Salvia miltiorrhiza cultivar Shanhuang (shh) chromosome 2, IMPLAD_Smil_shh, whole genome shotgun sequence encodes these proteins:
- the LOC131011522 gene encoding probable tetraacyldisaccharide 4'-kinase, mitochondrial translates to MEKLRRAVKEIAYTPHSQFLSNLSPFHLSLIPLLSLASSLYSVAVRLRRHLYRFNILQIHRLPVPVISVGNLTWGGNGKTPMVELLARSFAAAGISPLILTRGYGGADEAKMLQRQLQGTSAKIGVGANRVATALRFLEQFGFTSHAIFEELFCENKIEFKPSNDQIGVAILDDGMQHLSVRHDLEIVMVNALVPWGNHHLLPLGPLREPLTALCRADILVIHHADLVQEKDIDALKFTIRKANKSAPIFFTKMTPMYFFRCRDSCTKLSIMAVENATVLCLSGIGYADSFIQRIERMGPTFVDHLDFSDHHLFELQDLQVVRTRLEALESKFGAKPVVVVTEKDYDRAPDMLVRLKQYEVLVLCSRLQFLDYMESTEERFRKTVRQHLGQR, encoded by the exons ATGGAGAAATTGAGAAGAGCTGTGAAGGAAATAGCTTACACCCCACATTCCCAATTCCTCTCCAATCTCTCACCTTTCCACCTCTCTCTAATCCCACTTCTCTCTCTAGCTTCTTCCCTCTACTCTGTCGCCGTCCGCCTCCGCCGCCACCTCTACCGCTTCAACATTCTCCAGATACACCG GTTGCCGGTTCCGGTGATTAGTGTTGGCAATTTGACGTGGGGCGGCAATGGGAAAACTCCAATGGTGGAGCTCCTCGCGCGCTCGTTTGCTGCTGCTGGAATTTCACCCCTCATTCTCACTAGG GGTTATGGTGGTGCAGATGAAGCTAAAATGCTTCAGAGGCAGCTGCAAGGTACATCTGCCAAAATTGGTGTTGGTGCCAATCGAGTTGCCACTGCTCTTAGATTTCTAGAACAATTTGGTTTCACATCTCATGCTATTTTTGAGGAACTCTTTTGTGAAAACAAGATTGAATTTAAACCTAGCAATGATCAAATTGGGGTTGCTATCCTAGATGATGGGATGCAG CATCTGAGTGTACGGCATGATCTGGAGATTGTGATGGTGAATGCATTGGTGCCGTGGGGGAACCATCACCTACTTCCTCTTGGGCCACTAAGGGAGCCTTTGACTGCACTCTGCCGAGCTGATATTCTAGTCATCCATCATGCTGATTTG GTACAGGAAAAGGACATTGATGCTTTAAAATTCACAATACGGAAAGCCAACAAATCTGCTCCAATTTTCTTCACTAAAATGACTCCAATGTACTTCTTCCGTTGTAGAGATTCATGTACTAAACTGTCAATAATGGCTGTTGAAAATGCGACTGTATTATGCCTTTCAGGCATTGGTTATGCAGATTCCTTCATTCAGAGGATTGAAAGG ATGGGACCAACATTTGTGGATCACCTAGATTTCAGTGACCATCATTTATTTGAGTTGCAG GATCTTCAAGTGGTGCGTACAAGACTTGAAGCTCTTGAGTCTAAGTTTGGTGCTAAACCAGTTGTTGTTGTGACTGAAAAG GATTATGACAGAGCCCCGGACATGCTAGTACGTTTGAAACAATACGAGGTTTTGGTGTTGTGTAGTCGCTTGCAATTTCTGGACTACATGGAGAGTACAGAAGAAAGATTTAGAAAGACTGTGAGGCAGCATTTGGGCCAAAGATAA